In Cryptococcus gattii WM276 chromosome A, complete sequence, one genomic interval encodes:
- a CDS encoding endopeptidase, putative (Similar to TIGR gene model, INSD accession AAW42019.1), producing the protein MEEIGIDLKMEDPSLPAQISEKQALLNSLPSGSEELYSTWKRLEAHREFLQLQEEYIRDETQNLRRELLRAQEEVKRIQSVPLVIGQFLEPVDERRAIVGSTTGSNYVVRILSTLDRELLKPSSSVALHRHSNALVDILPPEADSSIAMLGADEKPDVKYSDIGGLDSQKQEIREAVELPLVQQDLYRKIGIDPPRGVLLYGPPGTGKTMLVKAVANATKAAFIRVVGSEFVQKYLGEGPRMVRDVFRLARENSPCIIFIDEVDAIATKRFDAQTGSDREVQRILIELLTQMDGFDQQTNVKVIMATNRADTLDPALLRPGRLDRKIEMPLPSRRERRLIFQTVTSKMNLGPDVDLEDYVSRPDQLSSAQIASICQAAGLQAVRKNRYVILPVDFEEAWKSVVKRNDETHEFYR; encoded by the exons ATGGAGGAAATTGGAATTGACCTCAAGATGGAA GACCCTAGCCTCCCAGCTCAAATCTCAGAGAAGCAAGCGCTCCTCAACTCTCTACCTAGTGGTAGTGAAGAACTCTACAGTACTTGGAAGAGACTTGAGGCCCATCGAGAGTTTTTACAGCTCCAGGAG GAGTATATCCGTGACGAGACCCAAAACCTGAGGAGAGAGCTTCTGAGAGCACAGGAAGAAGTTAAGCGAATTCAGTCTGTTCCGTTGGTCATTGGCCAATTCCTCGAACCCGTTGATGAACGTCGAGCCATTGTTGGAAGTACCACTGGCTCCAATTATGTTGTCCGAATCCTTTCCACCCTGGATCGTGAACTTCTGAAACCATCTTCCTCCGTGGCTCTTCATCGCCACTCAAATGCTCTGGTGGATATCCTTCCACCAGAAGCGGATTCATCGATTGCAATGCTAGGGGCGGATGAAAAGCCAGATGTGAAGTACTCCGACATTGGTGGCCTAGATTCACAAAAGCAGGAAATCAGGGAGGCGGTCGAGTTGCCACTTGTACAACAAGACCTGTACAGAAAGATCGGAATAGATCCACCCAGAGGCGTGCTGCTCTATGGTCCTCCAG GTACTGGTAAGACTATGCTCGTCAAGGCTGTTGCCAACGCAACCAAGGCTGCATTCATCCGTGTTGTTGGCTCCGAATTTGTGCAGAAGTATCTGGGTGAA GGTCCTCGTATGGTCCGAGATGTTTTCCGATTGGCCCGAGAGAACTCTCCATGTatcatcttcatcgatgAAGTTGACGCCATCGCCACGAAGCGTTTCGATGCTCAAACCGGTTCGGATCGAGAAGTGCAGCGTATCTTGATTGAGCTGCTTACCCAGATGGACGGGTTCGACCAACAAACCAACGTCAAA GTCATTATGGCCACTAACCGAGCGGATACTCTTGACCCTGCCTTGCTTCGTCCTGGTCGTTTGGATAGGAAGATTGAGATGCCTCTTCCCTCTAGACGTGAGCGGCGATTGATCTTCCAGACTGTCACCTCCAAGATGAATCTTGGTCCCGACGTCGACCTTGAGGACT ACGTGTCTCGGCCGGACCAGCTCAGTTCTGCTCAAATTGCCTCTATCTGCCAAGCCGCCGGTCTTCAAG CCGTGCGAAAGAACCGATATGTTATCTTGCCAGTTGATTTCGAGGAAGCCTGGAAA TCTGTCGTCAAGCGTAATGACGAGACTCACGAGTTTT ACCGGTGA